From Erigeron canadensis isolate Cc75 chromosome 8, C_canadensis_v1, whole genome shotgun sequence, one genomic window encodes:
- the LOC122579201 gene encoding hypersensitive-induced response protein-like protein 1, with translation MGNWFCLVQVDQSTVAIKESFGKFDDVLQPGCHCVPWIFGRKLAGHLTLRLRQLDVKCETKTKDNVFVNVVASIQYRALADKASDAFYKLSNTSTQIQAYVFDVIRATVPKLNLDDVFEQKNEVAKAVEDQLEKAMSAYGFEIVQTLIVDIEPDERVKKAMNEINAAARMRLAATEKAEADKILQVKRAEGEAEAKHLSGLGIARQRQAIVDGLRDSVLGFSVNVPGTTPKDVMDMVLVTQYFDTMKEIGAASKSTAVFIPHGPGAVRDVASQIRDGLLQGHATTSSSPLI, from the exons ATGGGTAACTGGTTCTGTTTGGTTCAAGTTGATCAATCCACAGTCGCCATCAAGGAATCATTTGGAAAGTTTGACGATGTTCTCCAGCCAGGTTGTCATTGCGTGCCATGGATCTTCGGAAGGAAGCTTGCTGGACATCTCACCTTAAGGCTTCGCCAGTTGGATGTCAAGTGTGAGACCAAAACAAAG GACAATGTCTTTGTTAATGTTGTAGCTTCTATACAATACCGTGCTCTCGCTGATAAAGCAAGTGATGCCTTTTATAAACTGAGTAACACAAGTACCCAAATCCAGGCCTATGTTTTTGATG TTATAAGAGCTACTGTTCCAAAGCTTAACCTTGATGATGTTTTTGAGCAAAAGAATGAAGTTGCCAAGGCTGTTGAAGATCAACTTGAAAAGGCAATGTCTGCATATGGTTTTGAGATTGTTCAAACACTCATTGTCGATATAGAACCAGATGAACGTGTAAAGAAAGCAATGAACGAGATCAATGCAG CTGCAAGGATGAGATTGGCAGCTACTGAAAAAGCCGAAGCTGATAAAATTCTGCAAGTCAAGAGAGCCGAGGGTGAGGCTGAAGCCAAACACCTGTCTGGTTTGGGAATTGCACGCCAACGTCAAGCCATTGTGGATGGTTTAAGAGACAGTGTGTTGGGCTTCTCTGTCAATGTGCCTGGAACCACGCCTAAAGATGTTATGGACATGGTTCTAGTGACTCAATATTTTGACACCATGAAGGAAATTGGCGCCGCATCGAAATCCACAGCCGTTTTCATCCCTCACGGACCTGGTGCTGTCCGTGATGTGGCTTCTCAGATCCGTGATGGACTTCTTCAGGGCCATGCCACCACCTCATCATCACCTTTGATTTGA
- the LOC122609806 gene encoding (-)-isopiperitenol/(-)-carveol dehydrogenase, mitochondrial-like, giving the protein MLIYMLLMRTIDGMFKHKVKKKKKKPGKMAEENSAPSCLKLEGKVSVITGGASGIGEATARLFANHGAIVVIADIQDELGQKVADSIGSNRCSYFHCDVSDEEEVISCINFTTGTYGQLDIMFSNAGVVSTSNQTVLDLDLAQFDRLFAINARGAATCVKHAARAMVEKRVKGCIICTTSVAASKGVSMRTDYAMSKHAVLGLVRSASKQLGVYGIRVNCVSPSAIVTPLSKRSPEEAERILKVYAGLSSLKGIESSVDHIAEAVLFLASDSSCFITGHDLAVDGGLSKLPDANDFILYNV; this is encoded by the exons ATGTTGATCTACATGCTCTTGATGAGAACAATTGATGGCATGTTCAaacataaagtaaaaaaaaagaaaaaaaag CCCGGGAAGATGGCAGAAGAAAACAGTGCACCAAGCTGCTTAAAACTCGAGGGGAAAGTATCTGTAATCACAGGTGGTGCAAGTGGAATAGGAGAAGCAACCGCACGTCTTTTCGCCAACCATGGCGCAATCGTTGTTATCGCAGACATACAGGACGAATTAGGTCAAAAGGTAGCCGACTCAATAGGCTCAAATCGTTGTTCCTACTTCCATTGTGACGTCTccgatgaagaagaagtaatttcatgcatcaatttcaccacag gTACTTACGGTCAATTGGACATAATGTTCAGCAACGCGGGAGTAGTGAGTACCTCAAATCAGACAGTTCTAGATCTGGACCTAGCACAATTCGACCGCCTTTTTGCAATCAACGCGCGTGGTGCCGCAACATGCGTGAAGCACGCGGCGCGTGCAATGGTGGAGAAGCGTGTGAAAGGATGCATCATTTGCACAACGAGCGTGGCTGCCTCAAAAGGAGTGAGTATGCGGACAGATTACGCAATGTCAAAACACGCCGTCTTAGGATTAGTACGGTCAGCTAGCAAGCAGCTGGGTGTGTACGGAATAAGAGTGAATTGTGTATCCCCATCTGCCATTGTGACTCCCTTGTCAAAGAGGTCACCAGAGGAAGCGGAAAGGATTTTGAAGGTATACGCGGGGTTATCGAGTTTGAAAGGGATCGAGTCAAGCGTTGACCATATAGCGGAAGCCGTGTTGTTTCTTGCTTCGGATAGTTCGTGTTTTATAACCGGACATGATCTTGCGGTCGATGGTGGGTTGTCAAAACTGCCGGATGCAAATGATTTTATCTTGTACaatgtttga
- the LOC122609805 gene encoding plasma membrane ATPase 1: MGEEKPEVLEAVLKETVDLESIPIEEVFENLRCSKEGLTSTAAEERLEIFGHNKLEEKKESKLLKFLGFMWNPLSWVMEAAAIMAIALANGGGKPPDWQDFVGIITLLIINSTISFIEENNAGNAAAALMAQLSPKAKILRDGRWNEEDASILVPGDIISIKLGDIVPADARLLEGDPLKIDQSALTGESLPVTKGPGDGVYSGSTCKQGELEAVVIATGVHTFFGKAAHLVDSTNQVGHFQKVLTAIGNFCICSIAVGMVIEIIVMFPIQDRQYRPGIDNLLVLLIGGIPIAMPTVLSVTMAIGSHRLAQQGAITKRMTAIEEMAGMDVLCSDKTGTLTLNKLTVDKNLIEVFAKGVDADTVVLMSARASRTENQDAIDAAIVNMLADPKEARADIQELHFLPFNPTDKRTALTYLDNQGKMHRVSKGAPEQILNLAHNKSEIERRVHAVIDKFAERGLRSLAVAYQEVPEGRKESPGGPWQFIGLMPLFDPPRHDSAETIRRALNLGVNVKMITGDQLAIGKETGRRLGMGTNMYPSSALLGQNKDESIAALPIDELIEKADGFAGVFPEHKYEIVKRLQARKHICGMTGDGVNDAPALKKADIGIAVADATDAARSASDIVLTEPGLSVIISAVLTSRAIFQRMKNYTIYAVSITIRIVLGFMLLALIWKFDFPPFMVLIIAILNDGTIMTISKDRVKPSPLPDSWKLAEIFTTGVVLGTYLAVMTVIFFWAAYKTDFFPRTFGVPTLEKTAHDDFRKLASAIYLQVSTISQALIFVTRSRSWSFVERPGWLLVFAFGVAQLIATLIAVYANWSFAAVEGIGWGWAGVIWLYNIIFYFPLDLIKFFIRYALSGRAWDLVIERRIAFTRQKDFGREQRELQWAHAQRTLHGLEVPDTKMFGDRTNVTELNQMAEEAKRRAEIARLRELHTLKGHVESVVRLKGLDIETIQQAYTV; the protein is encoded by the exons ATGGGTGAAGAAAAACCTGAAGTTCTTGAAGCTGTGCTAAAAGAGACTGTAGATTTG GAAAGTATACCCATTGAGGAAGTTTTTGAGAATCTGAGATGTAGCAAAGAGGGTCTCACTAGTACTGCTGCTGAAGAAAGATTAGAAATTTTTGGCCATAATAAACTTGAAGAAAAAAAG gaAAGCAAATTGTTGAAGTTTTTAGGGTTCATGTGGAATCCATTATCATGGGTTATGGAAGCTGCTGCTATTATGGCTATTGCACTTGCTAACGGAGGA GGAAAACCACCAGATTGGCAAGATTTTGTGGGAATTATAACTCTGCTAATTATAAACTCCACAATTAGTTTCATTGAAGAAAACAATGCTGGTAATGCTGCAGCTGCTCTTATGGCTCAGCTTTCTCCAAAAGCAaag attttAAGAGATGGGAGATGGAATGAGGAAGATGCTTCCATATTGGTTCCTGGGgatataattagtataaaacTTGGTGATATTGTTCCAGCGGATGCTCGTTTGCTCGAAGGTGATCCGTTAAAGATTGACCAG TCGGCTCTAACGGGTGAGTCACTTCCTGTTACAAAAGGTCCTGGGGATGGTGTTTATTCTGGGTCGACTTGTAAGCAGGGTGAACTTGAGGCTGTTGTTATAGCGACTGGGGTCCACACCTTTTTCGGAAAGGCTGCTCATCTTGTTGATAGCACAAACCAAGTCGGTCACTTCCAAAAA GTTTTGACTGCTATTGGGAATTTCTGTATTTGTTCTATTGCTGTTGGAATGGTGATTGAGATTATTGTAATGTTTCCGATTCAAGATAGGCAGTATAGGCCCGGAATCGATAATCTTCTTGTGCTCCTTATTGGAGGAATCCCGATCGCCATGCCTACTGTTCTTTCTGTAACGATGGCCATCGGGTCTCATCGATTGGCTCAACAG GGAGCAATTACAAAAAGAATGACTGCAATAGAGGAAATGGCTGGAATGGATGTGCTTTGCAGTGACAAAACTGGGACTTTGACTTTGAACAAACTTACAGTTGACAAGAATCTTATCGAA GTGTTTGCCAAAGGAGTAGATGCAGATACTGTTGTTTTGATGTCAGCACGAGCCTCAAGAACTGAAAACCAGGATGCTATAGATGCTGCAATAGTCAATATGCTGGCTGATCCCAAAGAG GCACGTGCCGATATTCAAGAGCTGCACTTTCTGCCATTCAATCCTACTGATAAGCGCACAGCATTGACTTATTTGGACAATCAGGGTAAAATGCATAGAGTTAGCAAAGGTGCTCCTGAGCAG ATCTTGAATCTTGCACACAACAAGTCAGAAATAGAACGCCGAGTTCATGCTGTCATCGATAAGTTTGCAGAAAGAGGGTTACGTTCACTTGCTGTAGCATACCAG GAAGTTCCGGAGGGGAGAAAAGAGAGTCCCGGAGGGCCATGGCAGTTCATTGGGCTCATGCCACTCTTTGATCCACCACGACATGATAGTGCTGAGACTATACGAAGGGCTTTGAATCTTGGAGTAAATGTTAAAATGATTACAG GGGATCAATTGGCAATTGGGAAAGAAACCGGACGACGTCTTGGAATGGGAACCAACATGTATCCTTCCTCTGCTTTGCTCGGTCAAAATAAAGACGAGTCGATTGCCGCTCTACCTATTGATGAATTGATAGAAAAAGCTGATGGTTTTGCTGGAGTTTTTCCTG AGCACAAATACGAAATAGTAAAGCGTTTACAAGCCAGGAAACACATTTGTGGAATGACCGGAGATGGAGTAAATGATGCTCCTGCCCTTAAGAAAGCTGATATTGGGATTGCCGTGGCCGATGCTACAGACGCAGCTCGTAGTGCTTCCGACATTGTCCTTACTGAGCCCGGTCTTAGTGTCATCATCAGTGCCGTTTTGACCAGTCGAGCCATCTTTCAGAGGATGAAAAATTACACT ATTTATGCGGTCTCAATCACTATCCGTATTGTG CTTGGTTTTATGTTGCTTGCTTTGATATGGAAGTTCGATTTCCCACCTTTCATGGTGCTTATCATTGCAATCCTTAATGATG GGACCATAATGACCATATCAAAGGACAGAGTGAAGCCATCTCCTCTTCCAGATAGCTGGAAGTTAGCCGAGATTTTCACCACCGGAGTCGTTCTTGGTACCTACTTAGCCGTGATGACGGTTATATTTTTCTGGGCTGCTTATAAGACAGATTTCTTTCCG CGTACATTTGGCGTGCCGACTCTCGAGAAAACTGCTCATGATGACTTCCGAAAGCTAGCTTCAGCAATATATCTTCAAGTCAGCACCATTAGCCAAGCACTCATCTTTGTGACGAGGTCGCGTAGCTGGTCGTTTGTGGAACGCCCTGGTTGGCTGCTTGTTTTTGCTTTTGGTGTTGCACAATTG ATTGCTACATTGATTGCGGTATATGCCAATTGGAGCTTTGCTGCAGTTGAAGGAATTGGGTGGGGATGGGCCGGTGTAATCTGGCTTTACAATATAATTTTCTACTTCCCACTTGATCTTATAAAGTTCTTTATCCGATATGCTCTTAGTGGACGGGCCTGGGACCTTGTTATTGAGAGGAGG ATTGCATTCACTAGACAAAAGGATTTCGGTAGAGAACAACGAGAGTTGCAATGGGCTCATGCACAGCGAACCCTTCATGGTCTTGAAGTTCCCGACACCAAAATGTTTGGTGACCGCACAAATGTCACTGAACTCAACCAGATGGCAGAGGAAGCCAAGCGAAGAGCTGAAATCGCAAG ATTGAGAGAATTGCACACGCTGAAGGGTCATGTTGAATCAGTGGTTAGACTCAAGGgtcttgacatagaaacaattcAACAAGCATACACCGTCTAA